TTACATTTGGAAATGCTCATTAAATTATACAGCGATTTTCTCccattaaaacagataataaaatgTTGTTACTACTCTCTTTGgtttattaatatttagaaaatatttatatttaatttaagtaattaaatttttattcagtAGAGTGCTTTAAAtgttatcaaatttatttttttactaaatgaattaataatacaATCTACCTGAGAAAACTAATACTTCTTCACTTTTAATTCTGTtgagttttaaaagtatttgaatttttccacgtgtatttgataaattattatttgacacattttgatatgtatttttatttatatttattttgatatattttgatatgTATAGACTAGTTAGatgaagcagtgggagtggagaaggaaccAAGAAACatgtaactggttgtgatcaattagttgtaaacactACTGCACTTGGACCAGACAATTTGATGTACTGATGTATATGTATGTTGTATAATGATCCAGTCAGGGTAGTCAGTGTACATCCTGGCAAGGACAATTTCCTGAAAGTCCAAGTGTAGAGATGTTTCAATATCCCTGCATTTGAAAAGCTGAAGAATTTTTTTGTCAAGTTTAAAACTTTGGCTGTTAACATAATAGTAGGTGCCATGTCTAGTGCAACCAGGGAACTGTTTTCACATCTTCAAAAGACAGAAGACAAAACCTATTTGAGCTGAAAGATGAGATAACACTCCTTATTTGATGTGGGAAGACAGACTTCAAGGGAATTTCTGTAAAAGAGAAAGACTTTTAGGTATACCTCAAAACTACCCACTAGGGTCACATCACATATGCAAACATGGGGGATATGAGTCAACAACTTACTCCTGAAATACcccagatctcctgagaatttTCGTGACGTAGAAATTGACTATTTCACACTTCTGCAGTAGAAACGACAAAACTAAGCAGATAGTCGGCCACGACTTGGTTTATTCTGAAAGAAGAGATTAGaataagaaacataaataaaactgagctgcttattttacatttttccatgTCTGTATTCAGTCCATTTGAATTATTCATTAAATCACATAGTTCTTTAAATCCATACTCATATTTACTTAATAAGAAATCCCACTGTATGTCCCAAAGATACAAGATTCAGATGATAACCATTTATGTCAAATCTTTTGTAAAAGAGCAAGAGacagtggcacaggcctgtaattccacctacggggagactgaggcaggaggattgttacAGGCCCACAGGGTTCAATTGCCCATGGAGTGTTAGCCGACCAAAACACCAAAACAGCGGGAGTTGCAGGAGACAAAGTTTAATAATCGTAGGCcagctgaaggaggaggagaaagagagccTCAAATCAGCCTTCTGGAGACGCTTCGGGATGGCATTTTTAAGGAGTCCGGTTGCCTGACGAGCTAACGTGTGGCGATTGCTGATTGGTGGAGAGTGAGTGGTGACCTCATGAGACAGGGAGATGAAGACGCTGCATCCTGCACCGAGTCAGTTTCTCAGACAAGCTAACTTtgagtaaccaccattctactctctgtttctttgtattcagtttatttttagtcccaatatataagtgagatcatgacgtatttttctttttatgtctgaaaGCCAGTCTGGAttgaaggacagaaagaaatgaaactggGACTTTCACTGGAAGGCTACAATCATAGTAACATAATCATTCCCAGTTTTTCCCAGCTTGTGAGAACCAATGTGAACCATGCTTGGGATTCTCTCCAGGAAAGTTCCATGTGAAAAAATACGAAACATTCAGGACCTCTGAATGACCTTCGAAGAGGAGGagaggttggtcttgctgtctcaggagtgGCGGAGGCAGAAGGAAATCCACGTGTAAGTGGCCTGCACAGTTCAAGtctgcattgttcaagggtcaactgcagATCAGGCATTCATCACCGCTGTGGTTTGGACAATCtggggcttttctttttaaaacaatgttagaTTTACAGAGGTAAACACGTTTATGATCTACTTTTTACATAGACACACTTATATTTGTCAAATGACTTTTAATGGATACACagtgtattttaataaaaatgcattttataaaagtaaagacaaaacgtagttttatattatttacaatGAAAAGATAAGTTCAATGTTGTAAATATTGAATacatattttcttgtatttaacAGTCATTTTAcactatcatctatcatctattttattttacattgctaTAATAGCATTTTAGATACATAATATTAAagcctacagttttctttttcaaatcagATATAAAATTTTCTACATTGAGATTTTAATGGCTATCATTACAAATTCttgggcaaggggagggagggcattaggacaaatacctaaagcatacggggcttaaaacctagatggtgggttgacaggtgcagcaaagcACAACGGCACGtgtaaacctatgtaacaaacctgcacattctgctcACATatgccagaacttaaagtaacataaaaaataaacaaaataaattaatactaaatgaaaatatactttCTGGTCACTTGATGTTACTCttcaaataaatactttttatgcattttaattatatttccagAGTGAAGATTATTCTATTTGAGAGCAACAGAAAGaactttggaaaaataattatagaaaaatgTTACATTATGGAAAATTGTAAAATGCAGGGCTTTTCTCTTACTTGTTCATTCtaccttccttcttcctcctctcctcagagATTAAAGAGTTTCTCAGGAATGGGCTCTTCTGGAGAGCAATGGCCTTTCACTCAGAGAAGGGACCTAAGCAGATaacttttatgaaaataatgttgATCCTTTTAGGCACATGCCTAAGCAAGTATAAAAATAGTGCAGCAGAGGAGTTGATCCCAATCCAAGATCTACAGACTTGTTGATTTAGAAGAAgagtaagtagaaaaaaatttgttCAGGATAGAATGTCTTGCATGAGAATACCCGTGGCTACTCAAGAGACAAACATTGAGTGTGTTGTGATGTGACTGGGGAATGGTTCAAATAACCTACTCCACACTCAACTAAGTCTAAGTCAACTGTAATCTAAGAGGTTCTAGAGAAGGTAACTTCTGTAGAATCTCTTATAGAGAAATTGTTGTTTTACTAAAGCCAAATTGACTTCACCCCAGACATAAGTATTTATCCTGAggtaaatttctttataaatcattACTTTAGCAAAAAGAGGAGACAGCAGTtgagagtaaataaaatattatttgatattcAATTAGATTCAGTAGtcttaaataatttattgttattttgtcttattttaataataatgggAAATAATCAACATATAACTATTATGCTCAATGATATGATTCCTTTGGAcagttattattttgatttctacATGATAATGAAATTCTGTGCCCTTACAATTTAGTGGAAAATATATGATCTGTCTTTtgataaaaagaaacacaaataaaaacaaaataaatgtcttagAATATGCAACTATAATGTCAAGACTAAATTAAAAGGCAAATCTAGATTAACCTCTGTTTGACACACTGGATGTGTAATAATGTTTTTCTTAACTGCTGTACATAGCTAAGATGATATGAACCTAGTGCTTTGACTCTAAGACAGAACGTATGTCTACATTTTCACCGAGAAGATTTTCTGAATCACTCGTGTCAGGGCCCCCATCACCTCCTTGTTTCTCAGGCTGTAGATGATGGGGTTGAGCATTGGGGTGAGGATGGTGTAGAAGACAGCCAGAACCTTGTCCTCTGTTGGAGATCGCAGGGATCTTGGGCGTAGATAGGTATAAGCAAAGGGTGCATAGTAGAAAGTCACTACAGTGAGGTGGGTGCTGCAGGTCGAATAggccttcttcctcccttctgcaGAGTGCATGCGGTAGACAGCAAGGAGAACCCGGCCATAGGAACACGCAATGCCAGTGAAGGGAAACACAAGAAAGATGGTGCTACTCAGAAACACTGTATACTCATAGACCCAGGTGTCTGTACAGGCTAGGGTCAACATAGCTGGAACATCACAGAAAAAATGATTGATGGCTCTGGACTTGCAATATGGGATATGGAGTGTATATACCGTGTGAGCACAAGAGTTGACGGAGCCTATCATCCAAGATCCTGTTATCATCAGCACACAAATTCTTTTGCTCATACGGATGGGATAGTGGAGAGGAAAACAAATGGCCACATAACGATCATAGGCCATTGATGTCAGGAGCAGCGCTTCTGCACCTGCGAAAGTCATGAAGAAGAAACTCTGAGTCCCACACCCAATGAAGGAGATAGTCTTGTTTCTACGCAGAAAATCAGAAGCCATCTTAGGAACAATGGTGGAGATGTAATTTAGGTCGATGAGGGAGAGCTGACTAAGTAGGAAATACATGGGTGTGTGGAGATGGGTGTCCAAGAAGATGAGAAGAATCATGGATAAGTTTCCAATTAGAGCCATTAGGAAAATGAGGACAATGAGAATGAAGAGGAAGAGGCCAAATTTCGTCGGTGGAAACAGCCCCAATAAGATGAAATCAGTTAACGTTTGATTGTAATTTTCCATGGGGCATTCATACGATCCTTCCTGAAGGGAGACACAAGGGTAAGTCAAGTACAGTAGTTCCCCATTATCCGCAGGGGCTGCATTCCAAGGcccccagtgaatgcctgaaaTTGCAGTTGACACTGAATCCTATATACACTATTTTTTATATCCATCAATACATGTTATAaattttaacttataaattagatgagattaacaaaaataactacaaataaaatagaacaattataactatatactgtaataaaagttatgcaAATGCAGGTCCTATCTTTTTCTCAAAATACCTCGTTGTACTGTGCTCATTTTTCTTGTGATGACAAAATACTTCATGGGAAGACAAAATGTCTACACGATGAAATAAAGTGAGGGGAACAATGTAGGCACTATGAGGCAACACTGGGCTATGACTGAAAACCAATTTATAATTTATGAAGTGTTCATTTGTGACATTTTCCACAcaatattttcagactgcagttgaTCACAGGagaaaccatggaaagcaaaacagtGGATAAGAGGGGACTGCTTATAGAATAGTaagccaattatttttaaaatccttagtTTAGTTAGACTGTGAATTATTTAAACAACTTTATAACTCTTAAATGACAAACTAATCTTTcgtatttagaaaaaaaatcgtATTTTCTATCCAGAGATTAATATTTGATGAGACAAATATTTATAACCAAAATTTTTTCtaggaaatatatacatttatgggaAAAATCATTTGTCTTACAACTTCAAAAGGATAGGAATATTTTATGTCGAACACAGACTCAGATGTAATCAAGATTATATGTTATGCTTAAAACAAATGCATGGAAAGGTAAGTTAAATGCATATGTTTGGATCTTATTATGAATAAATTAGCATTACGTTTTCTGGATGATATTTTTCTACACTTATTGTGTAAGACTTACTTCTAAAGCTGCAGCAGCCTGTCACTCATTTGgagaaacatttatttccttcttgaaTTGTCTTTGCATAATAATCCCAAGTCAAACTTTCTCTAAGTCAGACATCATTATTTGGTtcttctattttgaaatgtagAATGAATTATTACGTTAGGTACCCTTTTCACAAAATGTAACTCACAGTCTTGGCTTTTAATGTCTGCCACCACTAAATGTTCATTCTCTTTTGCCTCCTCATTCAGTTTCACAATTCTCAAGTTACCGCAGACCCTAGATATAGATATCTGAATATCTATATGCCAATTTCATTTTAGCTTCCATGCCTCTGCTCAAGCTCTCACCCGTAGGATGTgtattctgtgtctttgcttcCCTAATGCTTAGAATCTCTGCTTGGCTGCTGTTGGTGAATAGGAGAGCTACTGatttatgtaaattaattttgtatcctgaaacttggCTGAATTcctttattagttctaggagctttctgggggagtctttagggttttctaggtaaacaatcatatcatcagcaaacagcaacagtttgacttcctgtttaccaatatggatgccctttatttctttctcttgtctgattgctctggctgggaatggtgagagtgggcatccttgtcttgttccacttccaaaatctacagtaatcaaaacagtatggcatTGTTATAAAACCAGGCATGTATACCAATAGAAGAAAGGAGAGGTCAAGTGTGtttgttcacacctgtaatcccagctcgttgggaggctgaggcaggcagactgcttgagctcagaacATTGAGACCAACCAAAATGgaaaaatcctgtttctacaaaaaatacaaaaattagccaggggaggTGGttcacaccagtagtcccagctacttggggaaactgaggtgggaggattgcttgagcccaggaggccaaggttgcagtgagccaagattgtagcCCCACATTCCCacttgggtggcagagtgagactgtgtctcaaacaagaagaggaggaggaagaggaagaggaagaagaacaagaagaggaagaggaagaagaagaaggaggaggaggaggagggggaagaggggaggaggacGAAGAAAACAGAGTCAAGAAATAGACTCTCCTATAAA
This region of Macaca fascicularis isolate 582-1 chromosome 1, T2T-MFA8v1.1 genomic DNA includes:
- the LOC102128974 gene encoding olfactory receptor 2L5 produces the protein MENYNQTLTDFILLGLFPPTKFGLFLFILIVLIFLMALIGNLSMILLIFLDTHLHTPMYFLLSQLSLIDLNYISTIVPKMASDFLRRNKTISFIGCGTQSFFFMTFAGAEALLLTSMAYDRYVAICFPLHYPIRMSKRICVLMITGSWMIGSVNSCAHTVYTLHIPYCKSRAINHFFCDVPAMLTLACTDTWVYEYTVFLSSTIFLVFPFTGIACSYGRVLLAVYRMHSAEGRKKAYSTCSTHLTVVTFYYAPFAYTYLRPRSLRSPTEDKVLAVFYTILTPMLNPIIYSLRNKEVMGALTRVIQKIFSVKM